One window of the Lepidochelys kempii isolate rLepKem1 chromosome 23, rLepKem1.hap2, whole genome shotgun sequence genome contains the following:
- the CCDC120 gene encoding coiled-coil domain-containing protein 120 isoform X2, with protein MELTGKLPPEYPLEPGERPHPVRRRAVPAHRGPGAEALAWELRRELAVQRQVVEAARRLALAPELSDQQRRRRRQVQAEAAQRLRELEGQLGETRARLGAPRGAHDEAFTSENSSLSESASHENNDPHGSHPPKVGPSSPRSRDHLRAVSGSPDRRPGWRGPPTELGGGAASRRSSLASPTSPSRTLPRSVSSFEGRSVPATPVLTRTICSRSHDVRPDAPPATRQWSGSQDSQLGPPSRDPSADRAPPAFAARTRRSNSSEALIERGAPPEDPPFRGPPRPPYAEILLDYYLEPHCSPAGAHLSRRDAPPPPGWGYPESPLPRRAGRAKSCGPPPQSQPPPPAPQRPPRAVHKALALEGLRNWYLRNAGGAGGAPPPRDRRGGAPRGWPEPHPRPETGGYLPHSLSYAGQPLQGRPFADLLYPDGPGAPSPSLGPPLDVERHPPGTLV; from the exons GCGCTGGCGTGGGAGCTGCGCCGGGAGCTGGCCGTGCAGCGGCAGGTGGTGGAGGCCGCACGgcgcctggccctggccccggaGCTGTCGGATCAGCAGCGTCGCCGGCGTCGGCAGGTCCAGGCCGAGGCCGCCCAGCGCCTGCGggagctggaggggcagctgggggagACGCGGGCCCGGCTGGGGGCGCCCCGGGGAGCGCACG ACGAGGCGTTCACCTCCGAGAACAGCTCCCTCTCCGAATCGGCCAGTCACGAGAACA ACGACCCCCACGGTTCCCACCCGCCCAAGGTGGGCCCCTCGTCCCCCCGCAGCCGGGATCACCTCCGCGCCGTGTCCGGCAGCCCCGACCGCCGGCCTGGCTGGCGAGGGCCCCCcacggagctgggggggggggccgccAGCCGCCGCAGCTCGCTAGCCAGCCCTACCAG CCCGAGTCGGACCCTGCCCCGGAGCGTGTCCAGCTTTGAGGGCCGGAGCGTCCCAGCGACCCCGGTTCTGACCCGGACCATCTGCAGCAGGAGCCACGACGTCAG GCCGGACGCCCCCCCAGCCACCCGTCAGTGgtcggggagccaggactcccagctcGGCCCCCCCAGCCGGGACCCCAGCGCCGACCGGGCCCCCCCAGCCTTCGCCGCCCGCACCCGCCGCAGCAACAGCTCGGAGGCCCTGATCGAGCGGGGGGCCCCCCCCGAAGACCCTCCTTTCCgtggccccccccggcccccataCGCCGAGATCCTCCTGGACTATTACCTGGAGCCCCACTGCTCGCCGGCCGGAGCCCACCTCTCGCGCCGTGATGCCCCCCCGCCTCCCGGCTGGGGGTACCCCGAGAGCCCCCTGCCACGCCGGGCGGGGCGCGCCAAGTCCTGCgggccccctccccagagccagccgccgCCCCCGGCCCCCCAGCGCCCGCCCCGGGCCGTCCACAAAGCCTTGGCCCTGGAGGGGCTCCGGAACTGGTACCTGCGGAACGCTGGCGGAGCGGGgggggcccccccgccccgggacagGAGAGGGGGGGCCCCCCGTGGCTGGCCCGAACCCCACCCCCGGCCGGAGACGGGGGGCTACCTGCCCCATTCGCTGAGCTACGCTGGGCAGCCGCTGCAGGGCAG ACCCTTCGCAGACCTCCTTTACCCAGACGGACCtggcgccccctcccccagcctggggccccccttGGATGTGGAGAGACACCCCCCAGGGACGCTGGTCTGA